A window from Zingiber officinale cultivar Zhangliang chromosome 7A, Zo_v1.1, whole genome shotgun sequence encodes these proteins:
- the LOC122000621 gene encoding tubulin gamma-2 chain translates to MPREIITIQVGQCGNQIGMEFWKQLCLEHGIGKDGLLEDFATQGGDRKDVFFYQADDQHYIPRALLMDLEPRVINGIQNSEYRNLYNHENIFLSDHGGGAGNNWASGYHQGEQVVDDIMDMVDREADGSDSLEGFVLCHSIAGGTGSGMGSYLLETLNDRYSKKLVQTYSVFPNQMETSDVVVQPYNSLLTLKRLALNADCVVVLDNTALNRIAVERLHLMNPTFVQTNSLVSTVMSASTTTLRYPGYMNNDLVGLLASLIPTPRCHFLMTGYTPLTVERQVNMIRKTTVLDVMRRLLQTKNIMVSSYARTKEASQAKYISILNIIQGDVDPTQVHESLQRIRERKLVNFIEWGPASIQVALSRKSPYIQTTHRVSGLMLANHTSIRHLFSKCLGQYEKLRKKQAFLDNYRKFPMFADNDLSEFDESREIIESLVDEYKACESPDYIKWGMEEESDASIAAALDSKLVV, encoded by the exons GGTGGTGACAGGAAGGATGTGTTCTTCTATCAAGCTGACGATCAACACTATATACCGAGAGCTCTTCTGATGGACTTGGAACCAAGGGTAATCAATGGCATCCAAAATAGTGAATATAGAAATCTTTACAACCACGAAAACATTTTTCTCTCAGACCATGGTGGTGGAGCTGGGAACAACTGGGCTAGTGGTTACCATCAA GGTGAGCAAGTTGTCGATGACATCATGGATATGGTTGACAGAGAAGCTGATGGAAGTGATAGTCTTGAAGGTTTTGTATTATGCCACTCAATTGCCGGAGGAACAGGTTCAG GTATGGGTTCATATCTCTTGGAGACTCTGAATGATCGCTACAGCAAAAAACTTGTCCAGACATATAGTGTATTCCCTAACCAAATGGAAACCAGTGACGTGGTTGTCCAACCCTACAATTCACTTCTGACTTTGAAGAGGTTGGCGTTGAATGCTGATTGTGTCGTTGTTCTTGACAATACGGCATTGAATAGGATTGCTGTGGAGCGCCTTCACTTAATGAATCCTACCTTTGTTCAAACAAATTCTTTGGTCTCCACAGTCATGTCTGCTAGCACAACTACTCTGCGGTACCCAGGATACATGAACAATGATTTGGTTGGCCTTCTTGCATCCCTGATTCCAACTCCAAGATGCCATTTTCTGATGACAGGATATACACCACTTACTGTGGAACGACAG gtcAATATGATTCGTAAGACTACTGTTCTAGATGTGATGAGGAGACTTTTGCAG ACTAAAAATATTATGGTGTCATCTTATGCTCGCACAAAAGAAGCTAGCCAAGCTAAGTATATATCCATATTAAACATTATCCAAGGAGACGTGGATCCTACACAG GTACATGAAAGCTTGCAAAGGATACGTGAAAGAAAGCTCGTTAACTTTATTGAGTGGGGCCCAGCTAGCATTCAG GTTGCATTATCTAGAAAATCGCCATACATCCAAACTACCCATCGG GTAAGTGGTCTAATGCTGGCAAACCATACCAGCATTCGGCATCTTTTCAGCAAATGCCTGGGTCAGTATGAAAAGCTGAGGAAAAAACAGGCTTTCCTTGACAATTATCGAAAGTTTCCAATGTTTGCT GATAATGATCTTTCTGAGTTTGATGAATCTCGGGAGATAATAGAAAGCTTGGTCGATGAATACAAGGCATGCGAGTCTCCAGATTACATCAAATGGGGAATGGAG GAAGAAAGCGATGCCAGTATAGCAGCTGCCCTAGATTCAAAACTTGTAGTGTAA